One Georgenia wutianyii DNA segment encodes these proteins:
- a CDS encoding substrate-binding domain-containing protein: MQRTLRLTAGLLGLGLVLTACTTDAPTESADPTPAATEATDAPTDGAETTGGTPEGEFFVRTDYERELAQRDMTPEGDDATPWLQMIEPVEMVDTSEFVSEGPNTLCFSNASVSNPWRVTGWTTMQQQVEVLQAEGVIGEFRVADAADDDNKQISDIQSFVSDGDCDAIVISPSTTATLTPAVEAACASGAPVIVFDRGVNTDCAVTFIHPIGGYAYGASGAEFLVDNLEPGSSVLALRILPGVDVLEHRWGAANDIFSQSDLEVVGVEFTEGDAARIKDVVTQYLQRGDVDGIWMDAGDGAVAAVEAFEDMGADYPVFVGEDELSFMRKWQETDMNAIGLSYSNFQWRTPVLAAQMIWAGEEVPAEWVLPQQPVTEDDLEEYLERNAEMPSLHYAKFGGEDLPGYPEAWQGR, encoded by the coding sequence ATGCAGCGAACGCTACGCCTGACCGCGGGCCTCCTCGGCCTGGGCCTCGTCCTCACCGCCTGCACGACCGACGCACCGACCGAGTCCGCGGACCCCACGCCCGCGGCCACCGAGGCGACCGACGCCCCCACCGACGGCGCCGAGACCACCGGCGGCACCCCCGAGGGGGAGTTCTTCGTCCGCACCGACTACGAGCGCGAGCTCGCCCAGCGTGACATGACCCCGGAGGGCGACGACGCCACCCCGTGGCTGCAGATGATCGAGCCCGTCGAGATGGTCGACACCTCCGAGTTCGTCTCCGAGGGCCCCAACACCCTGTGCTTCTCCAACGCCTCGGTCTCCAACCCGTGGCGCGTGACCGGCTGGACGACCATGCAGCAGCAGGTCGAGGTCCTCCAGGCCGAGGGCGTCATCGGGGAGTTCCGCGTCGCGGACGCCGCCGACGACGACAACAAGCAGATCTCCGACATCCAGTCCTTCGTCTCCGACGGAGACTGCGACGCGATCGTCATCTCCCCCTCGACGACGGCCACCCTCACCCCGGCCGTCGAGGCGGCCTGCGCGAGCGGCGCGCCGGTCATCGTCTTCGACCGCGGCGTCAACACCGACTGCGCGGTGACCTTCATCCACCCGATCGGCGGCTACGCCTACGGCGCCTCGGGCGCGGAGTTCCTCGTGGACAACCTCGAGCCGGGCTCGAGCGTCCTCGCGCTGCGGATCCTGCCCGGCGTCGACGTCCTGGAGCACCGCTGGGGCGCGGCGAACGACATCTTCTCCCAGAGCGACCTCGAGGTCGTCGGGGTGGAGTTCACCGAGGGCGACGCCGCCCGCATCAAGGACGTCGTCACCCAGTACCTCCAGCGCGGGGACGTCGACGGCATCTGGATGGACGCCGGTGACGGCGCCGTCGCCGCCGTCGAGGCCTTCGAGGACATGGGCGCGGACTACCCGGTGTTCGTCGGGGAGGACGAGCTCAGCTTCATGCGCAAGTGGCAGGAGACCGACATGAACGCCATCGGCCTGAGCTACTCCAACTTCCAGTGGCGCACGCCCGTGCTCGCCGCCCAGATGATCTGGGCCGGCGAGGAGGTCCCGGCCGAGTGGGTCCTGCCCCAGCAGCCGGTCACCGAGGACGACCTCGAGGAGTACCTCGAGCGCAACGCCGAGATGCCCTCGCTGCACTACGCCAAGTTCGGCGGCGAGGACCTCCCGGGCTACCCGGAGGCGTGGCAGGGCCGGTAG
- a CDS encoding Gfo/Idh/MocA family protein encodes MTVANVTVDGGRTEGSATSYRAGIIGTGFMGEVHARAIRVNGGEVAGVVASSERRAAVAAHTLLATRGYAAVEELLADDAIDVVHICTPNYLHYPLAMAAIEAGKHVVCEKPLATNPQDAVRMAEAVTARGLVGAVPFIYRFHPMVREAREMVRSGGLGRVVLAHGSYLQDWLSGAQDDNWRVDARLGGASRAFGDIGSHWCDLLEFVTADPIRAVNARSATVNAERGGRSAVETEDVVVLQFETEGGVLGTATVSQVSPGRKNRLLLEVSGSEASISFDQEDPEKLWVGARQGSRLLVRDPDVLSAAAAPYAGVPAGHPQGYQECFANFVADTARAIGGQTPDGLPTFADGLRACRIADAVLRSAETQAWTEVES; translated from the coding sequence ATGACAGTTGCGAACGTCACAGTTGACGGGGGGCGCACTGAGGGGTCCGCCACGTCCTACCGCGCCGGGATCATCGGCACAGGCTTCATGGGGGAGGTCCACGCCCGCGCGATCCGGGTGAACGGCGGCGAGGTCGCCGGGGTCGTCGCCAGCAGCGAGCGGCGGGCCGCCGTCGCGGCCCACACGCTGCTGGCGACCCGCGGGTACGCCGCCGTCGAGGAGCTGCTCGCCGACGACGCCATCGACGTCGTGCACATCTGCACGCCCAACTACCTGCACTACCCGCTGGCCATGGCCGCCATCGAGGCCGGCAAGCACGTCGTGTGCGAGAAGCCGCTCGCCACCAACCCGCAGGACGCCGTGCGGATGGCCGAGGCGGTCACCGCCCGGGGCCTGGTCGGCGCCGTCCCCTTCATCTACCGGTTCCACCCCATGGTCCGGGAGGCGCGCGAGATGGTGCGCTCCGGCGGCCTGGGCCGCGTCGTCCTCGCCCACGGCTCCTACCTGCAGGACTGGCTCAGCGGCGCCCAGGACGACAACTGGCGGGTCGACGCCCGCCTCGGCGGCGCCAGCCGCGCCTTCGGCGACATCGGCTCCCACTGGTGCGACCTCCTCGAGTTCGTCACCGCCGACCCGATCCGCGCCGTCAACGCCCGGAGCGCCACCGTCAACGCCGAGCGTGGGGGGCGCTCCGCCGTCGAGACCGAGGACGTCGTCGTCCTCCAGTTCGAGACCGAGGGGGGCGTGCTCGGCACCGCGACGGTCTCCCAGGTCTCCCCGGGCCGCAAGAACCGCCTCCTCCTCGAGGTGTCCGGCTCCGAGGCGAGCATCTCCTTCGACCAGGAGGACCCGGAGAAGCTCTGGGTCGGCGCCCGGCAGGGTTCGCGCCTCCTCGTGCGCGACCCCGACGTCCTGTCGGCCGCCGCCGCCCCGTACGCCGGCGTGCCCGCCGGGCACCCGCAGGGCTACCAGGAGTGCTTCGCGAACTTCGTCGCCGACACCGCCCGGGCCATCGGCGGGCAGACCCCGGACGGGCTGCCCACCTTCGCCGACGGCCTGCGCGCCTGCCGGATCGCCGACGCCGTCCTCCGCTCCGCCGAGACACAGGCCTGGACCGAGGTCGAGTCGTGA
- a CDS encoding ABC transporter permease, translated as MTTTPDQAARPSVLDRLRRAGSGPVFVVLTVLVLAMAVLNPGFYEPPSLMAFLRNAAPLVVLAIGQYFVIVSGEFDLSVGSLVGAQVVIAARLINGEEDRTWPVIALMVGFGLLVGLVNGLVTTLLRVPSFITTLGTMLVLFGAIRLWTGGSPTGALSEGFRQWGRTGIDMPVLRQLPYALLIMVALAVVGILLMRSSYGRVLVATGDNATAATYAGGRVWLVRTGAFVLSALFATVAGILIGGFAGVSAQVGQGLEFTAITAVVLGGVLLGGGRGWVVGAMAGALTYQLLERLLVQLDMPSTLNPTIQGVIIIAAVAFAANQSRTRRGRTAPQTPAEPQPVGVR; from the coding sequence ATGACGACGACGCCGGACCAGGCGGCGCGTCCGTCCGTGCTCGACCGGCTGCGCCGCGCGGGCAGCGGCCCGGTGTTCGTCGTGCTCACCGTGCTCGTGCTCGCCATGGCCGTGCTCAACCCCGGCTTCTACGAGCCGCCGTCGCTCATGGCGTTCCTGCGCAACGCGGCCCCGCTCGTCGTCCTCGCCATCGGCCAGTACTTCGTCATCGTCTCGGGGGAGTTCGACCTGTCCGTCGGCAGCCTCGTCGGGGCGCAGGTCGTCATCGCCGCCCGCCTCATCAACGGCGAGGAGGACCGCACGTGGCCCGTCATCGCCCTCATGGTGGGCTTCGGGCTCCTCGTCGGCCTCGTCAACGGCCTGGTGACCACCCTCCTGCGGGTCCCCTCGTTCATCACCACCCTCGGCACGATGCTCGTGCTCTTCGGGGCGATCCGCCTGTGGACCGGCGGCTCGCCCACCGGCGCGCTGTCCGAGGGCTTCCGCCAGTGGGGCCGGACGGGCATCGACATGCCCGTCCTGCGCCAGCTGCCCTACGCGCTGCTCATCATGGTCGCCCTCGCCGTCGTCGGGATCCTCCTCATGCGGTCGTCCTACGGCCGGGTGCTCGTCGCGACCGGCGACAACGCCACCGCCGCGACGTACGCGGGCGGACGGGTGTGGCTCGTGCGCACCGGCGCGTTCGTCCTGTCGGCCCTGTTCGCCACCGTCGCCGGGATCCTCATCGGCGGCTTCGCCGGCGTCTCCGCCCAGGTCGGCCAGGGCCTGGAGTTCACCGCGATCACCGCGGTGGTCCTCGGCGGGGTGCTCCTCGGCGGTGGCCGCGGCTGGGTCGTCGGCGCGATGGCCGGCGCCCTCACCTACCAGCTGCTCGAGCGGCTGCTCGTCCAGCTCGACATGCCCTCGACGCTCAACCCGACGATCCAGGGCGTCATCATCATCGCCGCGGTGGCCTTCGCGGCGAACCAGTCGCGCACCCGGCGGGGCAGGACAGCACCCCAGACGCCTGCCGAGCCGCAGCCCGTGGGAGTCCGATGA
- a CDS encoding pyridoxamine 5'-phosphate oxidase family protein yields the protein MSRQYDAITDELRTFIEAQPMYFVATAAREGRVNVSPKGLDSLRVLGPNRVVWLNGTGSGNETAAHLLDTPRMTLMFCAFAGKPLILRLYGTARAVHAGDADWPELLGLFPPLEGARNVFDLEVDLAMTSCGFGVPLLDYVDQRPLMESWARKRGPDGVSDYQQRKNRVSLDGLPTGLPTP from the coding sequence ATGTCCCGCCAGTACGACGCGATCACCGACGAGCTGCGCACCTTCATCGAGGCGCAGCCGATGTACTTCGTCGCGACGGCGGCCCGTGAGGGCCGCGTCAACGTCTCGCCCAAGGGCCTGGACAGCCTGCGGGTGCTCGGGCCGAACCGCGTCGTGTGGCTCAACGGCACGGGCAGCGGCAACGAGACCGCCGCCCACCTGCTCGACACCCCGCGGATGACGCTGATGTTCTGCGCCTTCGCCGGCAAGCCGCTCATCCTGCGCCTCTACGGCACGGCCCGCGCGGTCCACGCCGGGGACGCGGACTGGCCCGAGCTCCTCGGCCTCTTCCCGCCGCTCGAGGGCGCCCGCAACGTCTTCGACCTCGAGGTCGACCTCGCCATGACCTCGTGCGGGTTCGGCGTCCCGCTCCTCGACTACGTCGACCAGCGCCCCCTCATGGAGTCCTGGGCGCGCAAGCGCGGTCCCGACGGCGTCAGCGACTACCAGCAGCGCAAGAACCGGGTGAGCCTCGACGGTCTGCCCACCGGTCTGCCGACCCCCTAG
- a CDS encoding sugar phosphate isomerase/epimerase family protein yields the protein MTSRPIGVNTWVWTSPLTDESLRRLAPRVRDWGFDLIELPVEHLGDWDPQAAARLLADLGLGATVTLVMGEGSELVATDAETVRATQDYLRGVVDAAHAVGSPVIAGPAYASVGRTWRMGEEERRRCYAELAENLAPVAEHGRQAGVRIAVEPLNRYETSLLNTVDQALEALAALPDVGLLLDVYHLNIEERDVPAAIRRAGSRIAHVQVCANDRGAPGADHLPWPQILAALDDAGYTGPLCIESFTGENETIATAASIWRPLAVTQDAIAVDGLAHLKGLMPRS from the coding sequence ATGACGTCTCGCCCGATCGGCGTGAACACGTGGGTGTGGACCTCGCCGCTGACCGACGAGTCCCTGCGGCGCCTGGCCCCCAGGGTCCGGGACTGGGGCTTCGACCTCATCGAGCTGCCCGTCGAGCACCTCGGCGACTGGGACCCGCAGGCCGCCGCGCGGCTGCTCGCCGACCTCGGCCTGGGCGCCACCGTCACCCTCGTCATGGGGGAGGGCAGCGAGCTCGTCGCCACCGACGCCGAGACCGTGCGCGCCACGCAGGACTACCTGCGGGGCGTCGTCGACGCCGCGCACGCCGTGGGCTCCCCGGTCATCGCCGGGCCGGCCTACGCCTCGGTCGGGCGCACGTGGCGGATGGGTGAGGAGGAGCGGCGCCGCTGCTACGCCGAGCTCGCCGAGAACCTCGCGCCCGTCGCCGAGCACGGGCGCCAGGCCGGGGTGCGGATCGCCGTCGAGCCGCTCAACCGGTACGAGACGTCGCTGCTCAACACCGTGGACCAGGCACTGGAGGCGCTCGCCGCGCTGCCCGACGTCGGGCTCCTCCTCGACGTCTACCACCTCAACATCGAGGAGCGGGACGTGCCCGCCGCGATCCGGCGCGCCGGATCGCGCATCGCCCACGTCCAGGTGTGCGCCAACGACCGCGGCGCCCCCGGCGCCGACCACCTGCCCTGGCCGCAGATCCTCGCGGCCCTCGACGACGCCGGGTACACCGGCCCGCTGTGCATCGAGTCCTTCACCGGGGAGAACGAGACCATCGCGACGGCCGCCTCCATCTGGAGGCCGCTCGCCGTCACCCAGGACGCCATCGCCGTCGATGGCCTGGCCCACCTGAAGGGACTGATGCCGCGGAGCTGA
- a CDS encoding SIMPL domain-containing protein, with protein MTDVEITVRGACRTSHPAERGTVSAHISVEGDDAARVFAAVVEHSHLARTSVVALHDPEAGPVTSWVGQDVRTWATRPWSQDGAQLPLVHHARTDLRVTFRDVVALGAWLTEMSTVEGFGVEQVEWTLTEAREEELTRTARSRAVADARSKARDYAAALGLGEVRVVALADAGMLGPHPPEEPGHLARVALAGGGPDLALVPQDVEVSCEVDARFTAGPPA; from the coding sequence GTGACCGACGTCGAGATCACCGTGCGGGGCGCGTGCCGGACGTCCCACCCCGCCGAGCGGGGGACCGTGAGCGCCCACATCTCGGTCGAGGGCGACGACGCCGCGCGGGTCTTCGCCGCCGTCGTCGAGCACTCACACCTTGCGCGCACGAGCGTCGTCGCCCTGCACGACCCGGAGGCCGGACCGGTGACGTCGTGGGTCGGCCAGGACGTGCGCACCTGGGCGACGCGGCCGTGGAGCCAGGACGGTGCGCAGCTGCCGCTCGTCCACCACGCGCGCACCGACCTGCGGGTGACGTTCCGCGACGTCGTCGCGCTCGGGGCGTGGCTCACCGAGATGTCGACGGTCGAGGGCTTCGGCGTCGAGCAGGTCGAGTGGACCCTCACCGAGGCGCGCGAGGAGGAGCTCACCCGCACCGCCCGGTCGCGGGCCGTCGCCGACGCGCGGTCCAAGGCGCGGGACTACGCCGCCGCCCTCGGGCTGGGCGAGGTGCGCGTCGTCGCGCTCGCCGACGCGGGCATGCTCGGGCCCCACCCGCCGGAGGAGCCGGGCCACCTCGCGCGGGTGGCGCTCGCCGGCGGCGGACCCGACCTCGCGCTGGTGCCGCAGGACGTCGAGGTCTCCTGCGAGGTCGACGCCCGGTTCACCGCCGGGCCGCCCGCCTAG
- a CDS encoding sugar ABC transporter ATP-binding protein, translated as MTTGGRGAPLLRMEGITKSFFGVQVLSGIDLEVRAGEVHALVGENGAGKSTLMKILAGVQPADSGTVTLDGEQVSFGHPLEAQAAGVTTVFQEFNLLPERTVAENVFLGREPRRRGLVDRARMVKDTGALLQDLGVDTISPQVKVRSLSVAEQQVVEIVKAMSFDARIISMDEPTAALADHEVELLYRLVRRLRDRGVAVLYVSHRLKEIFDLCDRITVLKDGNLVATVDAADITPDELVRTMVGRSISSLFPAPREGTSLGDVRLTVRGAGNHMVRDIGFEVRAGEIVALAGLQGSGRTEIAHGLFGVDRFRTGEIEVDGRPVSPRSPRQAVRAGLALVTEDRKAEGLALNQSVVANARLVLDAVTPRRAAERARRIPGILSSLELTARSGGHEVRFLSGGNQQKVVLAKWLVTDPRVIVMDEPTRGIDVGAKHAVYELMRDLAAEGVAIVLISSELPEVIGMADRIIVLHDGEISGELPGGCDEEAVMALATRHDTVEESA; from the coding sequence GTGACCACCGGGGGTCGGGGGGCCCCGCTCCTGCGCATGGAGGGCATCACCAAGTCCTTCTTCGGGGTCCAGGTCCTGTCCGGGATCGACCTCGAGGTCCGGGCCGGTGAGGTCCACGCCCTCGTCGGTGAGAACGGCGCCGGCAAGTCGACCCTCATGAAGATCCTCGCCGGGGTCCAGCCCGCCGACAGCGGCACCGTGACCCTGGACGGTGAGCAGGTGAGCTTCGGCCACCCGCTGGAGGCGCAGGCCGCCGGCGTCACCACCGTCTTCCAGGAGTTCAACCTCCTGCCCGAGCGCACCGTCGCGGAGAACGTCTTCCTCGGCCGGGAGCCGCGGCGCCGAGGCCTCGTCGACCGCGCCCGCATGGTCAAGGACACCGGTGCGCTCCTCCAGGACCTCGGGGTCGACACGATCTCCCCGCAGGTCAAGGTGCGCAGCCTGTCCGTCGCCGAGCAGCAGGTCGTCGAGATCGTCAAGGCGATGTCCTTCGACGCCCGCATCATCTCGATGGACGAGCCCACGGCGGCGCTCGCCGACCACGAGGTCGAGCTGCTCTACCGGCTCGTGCGCCGCCTGCGCGACCGCGGGGTCGCGGTCCTCTACGTCTCCCACCGGCTCAAGGAGATCTTCGACCTGTGCGACCGGATCACGGTCCTCAAGGACGGGAACCTCGTCGCCACCGTCGACGCCGCGGACATCACGCCCGACGAGCTCGTCCGCACGATGGTCGGGCGCTCGATCAGCTCGCTGTTCCCCGCGCCCCGCGAGGGCACCTCGCTCGGCGACGTCCGCCTCACCGTCCGCGGGGCGGGCAACCACATGGTCCGCGACATCGGCTTCGAGGTACGGGCGGGGGAGATCGTCGCGCTCGCCGGGCTCCAGGGCAGCGGGCGCACCGAGATCGCCCACGGCCTGTTCGGCGTCGACCGCTTCCGCACCGGCGAGATCGAGGTCGACGGCCGCCCCGTCTCCCCGCGCTCCCCGCGCCAGGCGGTCCGGGCCGGCCTCGCGCTCGTCACCGAGGACCGCAAGGCCGAGGGCCTGGCCCTCAACCAGTCCGTCGTCGCCAACGCCCGCCTCGTGCTCGACGCCGTCACCCCGCGACGGGCCGCGGAGCGCGCGCGCCGCATCCCCGGGATCCTGTCCTCCCTCGAGCTCACCGCCCGCAGCGGCGGCCACGAGGTCCGCTTCCTGTCCGGCGGCAACCAGCAGAAGGTCGTCCTGGCCAAGTGGCTGGTCACCGACCCCCGCGTCATCGTCATGGACGAGCCCACCCGCGGCATCGACGTCGGGGCCAAGCACGCCGTCTACGAGCTCATGCGCGACCTCGCCGCCGAGGGCGTGGCGATCGTCCTCATCTCCTCCGAGCTGCCCGAGGTCATCGGCATGGCCGACCGGATCATCGTGCTCCACGACGGCGAGATCAGCGGCGAGCTGCCCGGCGGCTGCGACGAGGAGGCCGTCATGGCCCTGGCCACCCGGCACGACACCGTGGAGGAGAGCGCATGA
- a CDS encoding ABC transporter permease, which yields MTARPEVGTAPTGRPPAPRPMPSRVSALRHVPLIYVALLILLVVAAVLMAARGDNLLSGGSIVDILTRSSLLGFIAIGQTLVILCRSLDLSVGYVAALSSLVAAVVMDGDPSRIVLGVAAALGVSAAVGLFNGLVTTRLGVHAFITTLGSGLIIKGFLDTRYPGPSGSVPSAFQSFGYTRIGVLPLSAVVMLVIAAAGVVLLHRTRLGHSMFAVGGNIDVARLSGIRTDRTLVVAHVLCSLMAGLAGLLLAARFSTGVGAQIYGAGYDLDSIAAVVLGGTLLLGGRGGIGGTIAAVLILAVLDSLFNELQINPFFRDVLRGVIIIAAVALYARRQIDPRKARARFRDVTSRAAGATSRGGRS from the coding sequence ATGACCGCCCGTCCCGAGGTCGGCACCGCGCCCACCGGCCGACCGCCCGCGCCCCGGCCGATGCCCAGCCGCGTCTCGGCGCTGCGTCACGTCCCGCTCATCTACGTCGCGCTGCTCATCCTGCTCGTCGTCGCCGCCGTGCTCATGGCGGCCCGCGGTGACAACCTCCTCAGCGGCGGGTCGATCGTCGACATCCTCACCCGCTCCAGCCTGCTCGGCTTCATCGCGATCGGGCAGACCCTCGTCATCCTGTGCCGCTCCCTCGACCTGTCGGTCGGGTACGTCGCGGCGCTGAGCAGCCTCGTCGCCGCCGTCGTCATGGACGGGGACCCCTCGCGGATCGTCCTCGGGGTGGCCGCCGCGCTCGGGGTCTCGGCCGCCGTCGGGCTGTTCAACGGCCTCGTGACGACGAGGCTCGGGGTCCACGCCTTCATCACGACCCTCGGCTCCGGCCTCATCATCAAGGGGTTCCTCGACACCCGCTACCCCGGCCCGTCCGGGTCGGTCCCCTCCGCCTTCCAGAGCTTCGGGTACACCCGCATCGGGGTGCTGCCGCTGTCGGCGGTCGTCATGCTCGTCATCGCGGCCGCCGGCGTCGTCCTGCTCCACCGCACCCGCCTGGGGCACTCGATGTTCGCCGTCGGCGGCAACATCGACGTCGCCCGGCTCTCCGGGATCCGCACCGACCGCACGCTCGTCGTCGCGCACGTCCTGTGCTCCCTCATGGCCGGGCTCGCCGGGCTGCTCCTCGCGGCGCGCTTCAGCACCGGCGTCGGCGCCCAGATCTACGGCGCCGGGTACGACCTCGACTCCATCGCCGCCGTCGTCCTGGGCGGCACGCTCCTGCTCGGCGGCCGCGGCGGGATCGGTGGCACGATCGCCGCCGTCCTCATCCTCGCGGTGCTCGACAGCCTCTTCAACGAGCTGCAGATCAACCCGTTCTTCCGCGACGTCCTGCGGGGAGTCATCATCATCGCCGCCGTCGCCCTGTACGCCCGCCGCCAGATCGACCCGAGGAAGGCCAGGGCGCGCTTCCGGGACGTCACCTCCCGGGCAGCCGGGGCAACGAGCCGAGGAGGCCGCTCATGA